One Carya illinoinensis cultivar Pawnee chromosome 5, C.illinoinensisPawnee_v1, whole genome shotgun sequence genomic window, AGATTGTAGAGAATGTGGTGGCTGCGATTGAGGGAATTTCGGAGATTGTACCACGGAAGTGGGGCGGTGTGAGGTCGTTGCATTTGAAGCTGCTGGGCTCATTGGCTTTACCGGTTTATCAGGTGGTGCCAGATGTGAGGTTGAGGATTGAGGGAATAAAAGAGGAAGAGGGAAAGGGTGAAGTGGCTGGCAAAGGTAAGAGTAAGAAAGGCGAGCGCGTGGGGAAGAAGAGGGGGAGGATTCATGAAGTGAAGTATATGGACGGGAATGTAGGTGAGGTGATTCATGAAGATGAAGTGGGGAGTGATGAGATTGAGGGTGGAGATGTTGGTGATGGTGAGAATGGTGAAATGGATCTTGGTGAGTCAGGgaataagaagagaaaaaagggaGATAAGACTGAAGTGGGGGTTTCTGGTGAGTCGAAACACTTGAAGAAGCTGGCTAAGCTGAAGAACAAAGTTATTCTAACAGAGACAAGAGATGAGTTGTTGGCTGCGAAGGGGAAGAAGGAAGATGGTATAAAGAAAGGGAGTGTTGGTTTGTCTGTTGAAGATGGGGGATCTGCTGGAAAGAAGGAGAAGAGTGGGAAGATGAAATTGAGGAGTGCTGAAATGAAGGTGAAGGCTAGGAAAAGCAAGAAAGCAGCTGGGTAGTTTGATTCGGAAGACTGAGAGAAGTTAGAGATGGTAATTCGTCCTCTTGCAGATGCTTTTTTCAAGTATCAAATAGCTTGTACTTTtgtcttatttctttttgttcGACAATGAGAATTCTGCTGATCTAAATTAGTAaccacttttgtttttttgactATTTGAT contains:
- the LOC122309424 gene encoding ribosomal L1 domain-containing protein 1-like, whose protein sequence is MAVTSPNPPLPTPSRVSSTTIHTAVTALLKWRNSKSGTQKPQLLQQDEFVYLILTLKKIPSQSRTNPHKILLPHAIQSPQLSQELCLIIDDRPHSNLTKASAISKIDSDQVPVSKVLKLSKLKSDYRPFEAKRKLCDSYDMFFADKRVVPLLPGLLGKHFYKKKKIPVPVDLKHKNWKEQIEKACSSALLFLRTGTCSVVKVARVSMEKEEIVENVVAAIEGISEIVPRKWGGVRSLHLKLLGSLALPVYQVVPDVRLRIEGIKEEEGKGEVAGKGKSKKGERVGKKRGRIHEVKYMDGNVGEVIHEDEVGSDEIEGGDVGDGENGEMDLGESGNKKRKKGDKTEVGVSGESKHLKKLAKLKNKVILTETRDELLAAKGKKEDGIKKGSVGLSVEDGGSAGKKEKSGKMKLRSAEMKVKARKSKKAAG